The DNA sequence TACAATCAACacctaattataataatgaataATACACGCACTCCTAAATATACCAAATACACAAAGAATTCTACCCGAATCTCTATCTAATtaataagtagtagtagtacaagtATATActtccacaaaaaataatgtcctttttattttcgatTATATATcctacaatttttaattttttttctctttctcaagTTATGaacttcaaattaataatatttcatttttttcattgatattctatcaattttatatttccacTATTAAGACTATTCTAATGaagtattattaattgtttatagTAAGAATGTATTTCCGCATATTAGTATGCATTGTCTAATAATGAAAACATGTACTCCAAATTAAAGTGTCGGGACCAGATTCCAATCCTTACCTACACCATTTTCTCATCTACAAACACATACatgaatgtatatatatagctaGAGCCACACCCCACAAGCCATACAATTCACTTCCCACCTCAAGCTTAACAAGATTTCAAGTGTAGTACAAACCCAaaatccaaaaccaaaaaccaaaaaagttGATCATATCAGCTGCATCCATGGCAGAAGAGGTCGGATTAAGCTGGTGGAATTCCCCCCAAAATCTCTTCAATTCATCGCCATGTTCGCTAGGGAGCTTCGTTTGGCCCACCCCCGATCTTCACCACCACAGCACGGGAGTCGGCCTTTCGCCTCCGGATAGCTGGAACCATCAAGATATGCTgtgagtaatattttatgttttttctctaaaaaagAGTTAAAAGATTTATGCAACAttattgatgaagaaattCACAACTAACCCTAATAGAAAATTCAGTGTTTTTGGACTTACCTGCAAAAAAAAGGTGGAATTATGTAAGCAGACACTTATATATCTATGTTTTTCCCACTTGTCGCTTTGCAGCGGAAAATCAGAAGAAAATTATTCCAATCTTCTACTCGATTCAAGCATGAATTATCGGCCTTCCAGCAAAGAAGATTCAAGTTTTGGTGAATCATATGCAACCTTGTTGCAGACACTCTTCGACACTGATTCTCAACCCCTTCCATCTTCATATGATCATCAAACTGTTTATGATCAGATGAATTCAAATGGATTTTTGGGTAAACCTAATGTTCGTCCGCTGCTGCAACCGACGACTCATTTCTTCCAATCATCTCTCAGCAATCAGCAGCAGCATGAACAAGCCGCAGCAGTGAAGAAAGCAAGCAACCAACCTGCATATAAACGGCCGCGAATAGAAACTCCATCGCCACTGCCAACCTTCAAGGTATGTACAgctttgtgaaaaaaaaaaaattggacttGAAAAACAGAAGGTAACTTTTAGCTTTCTCTCTTCAACAGGTTCGAAAAGAGAAACTCGGGGACAGAATCACCGCGCTCCAGCAGTTGGTTTCGCCTTTCGGAAAGGTAACTTTGGAATTcatcattataataaaaagttatacaaatattttcaagaatGTTAATATTGTGAAATTGAACTTTCAGACTGACACTGCATCCGTTCTCCACGAAGCAATCGAGTACATCAAGTATCTCCATGATCAAGTCCATGTATGTTTCAGTTTCACTTTcaattcatttagttcataaaaaaatatggatgATTGATTATGTTtctataattcaatttcagGGCTTAAGCACACCATACTTGAAATATGGAGCTACAACAGTCCCGTGCCAAAAGAGGAATAGGGATGAAGAAGGGGTGACGAAGGACCTCAAAACTCGAGGGCTGTGCCTCGTCCCTATATCGAGCACCTTCCCCGTTGCAGCCGAGACTAGCTCAGATTTCTGGACACCAAGCTTCAGATAGATATCATGACTATTTACACACCAAaaaagagacaataatgtaagATTTGGAAGTGGCAAGAATGAAGGCCGCTCTCCATTGTTGTTATACATGTTTTCATGAAAAGCAAGGAAAAGGTAAAGAGGGAAAAGGGACAATGCTGGGCCACATCTTTGAAAGAATGTAGAACTAATCAATGTAGCATTTCATATAATtgtaataaagtaaaattgatCAAGAGGAGGTTTAGGAACATATGCTAAGCTTCTAGTTTATTAGTAGTTTTTAAGGAGATAAGTAATGTGCATTAAGAATTTCAGTTCTTGcttctttgttttatttgtggagagtttacattattatttgttagtgGAGGATGTACATGTAAAGGGAGTTAGATAGCATCCCAACATACACCCATTGAGATGATGGGGCAGCCTCTGATTACACCTACAATCCCATTATactaattttagtttcatattttaatatttagaattatttagcataaaatattttgagattTCAGATCAGTGGTGAGGGGTCATGTAACAATTTGAGTCATTGAGACAAAAGAAGCTTCACTgaccaaaaaaagaagaagaataagaagaagaaatgatGTATGATAGatgaaaataagaatatatgaaaaatgtcAAGGTCAAATTATCCGcctttgatttctttttatcCGAATAGAACATTACGCCATCTGTTTCATTCtatatttgttgtttattcATCAAATGTTCTCATGGTATCtagctctctctctcaataAAAAAGTACACTTAATTATGCTTAATTTTCTTGATAGTTGAAATTAGATAGTAAACTAATCATATGCTGATTCCATTCTAGTGGAGGAATTGATGTTCATTCACAAGTACAAAGTTAGTACTGATGTTTGTTGCACAGCATTTTATACATCATGtaattagaagaagaaaaagatcaGATCTTTGATGTGTGTGAATGAGACTTTGCTTTGAATTTATGCATTGAAAAGGTGTAAAAACTTTGAGATGGTACCAAATTTTTGTTGATGGTGTCTGTGGCATGTGCTTTCTAGCTAATCTCTTTTGTTAGGGACTTAAATATGATGGATTGATTGGAATTATACCATACAAAGAAGCATCAAAGATAAGCTTACGTTTACTGCTGAAAAGAATTGATTTTTATCTAGAATAAGAGCATGTTTTACTTTAAAATcatgagagaggaaaaggaaattaaaaagCATAATATAAAGTAAAAGCATTGTGGCTTCATTGTGAAGCAGAGATTAAAGAAGACAAGCTTCATGCCACAGTTTGCTTCGTCTGTTTTAGGTAATCATTCctcattatattatttgactTCTTTGTCAAGTTTGAAACATGATCTGTAAATTCTGTTATCAGTTGATGTTTAGTGATAATGttacttaaaaaaacaaactttattAATCTATGATGATGATTTCAAACATAAGAGTAATAATGTAACAACAAATGAAGTATAGTGTGACAAAACAGCAACATAATGTAGAACAACAAGTGTTGATGAGATGAGGAGATCAAGCAGATTGTTTAAGCTTCTTCGCGACAGTGGCAACGATCTTCCCTTGGTGGAAGGCTTGGGCCTTCTCAATCTCGGATGGCTGTCTGGAGCCGTCTCCAGCAAAGGTCCCCGCGCCATAGGGGCTACCGCCCTTGACCTGCCCCATCTCAAACATGCCAGCTCCAAATGTGTAGCCAATGGGGACAAAAATCATACCATGATGAGTCAGCTGAGTAATAGCTGTCAAACTGCATAACAAAATTGTTAGTACAAGTGAAGAGGGATTGATTGGATTAGGTTGCCTTGATTTATCGCATACGCTGTGGTTTCTTGTCCGCTTCCTTGGCTTCCCGTGCTGTAAAAGATCCCTGCAGGCTTCCCGGCCAGCGCCTGAGTCCCCCACAAGCCTCCCGTTGCATCGAAGAAGGCCTTGAATTGGGCAGCCATCATTCCGAATCGAGTTGGGAAGCCAAAAATGAGGCCATCGGCTTCGGGAAGGTGGTCAGGGGTGATCACTGGGACATCACTCTTTGGTGGGGCGCCCATCTTTGCAAGAATCTCAGAAGAAAGAGTTTCTTCAACCTTGTTTCAATCACACAACATTCAAGTTAAGTAATGAATGAAGAAGTCATTTGattgtgaaattt is a window from the Salvia hispanica cultivar TCC Black 2014 chromosome 1, UniMelb_Shisp_WGS_1.0, whole genome shotgun sequence genome containing:
- the LOC125213852 gene encoding transcription factor bHLH112-like, coding for MAEEVGLSWWNSPQNLFNSSPCSLGSFVWPTPDLHHHSTGVGLSPPDSWNHQDMLGKSEENYSNLLLDSSMNYRPSSKEDSSFGESYATLLQTLFDTDSQPLPSSYDHQTVYDQMNSNGFLGKPNVRPLLQPTTHFFQSSLSNQQQHEQAAAVKKASNQPAYKRPRIETPSPLPTFKVRKEKLGDRITALQQLVSPFGKTDTASVLHEAIEYIKYLHDQVHGLSTPYLKYGATTVPCQKRNRDEEGVTKDLKTRGLCLVPISSTFPVAAETSSDFWTPSFR
- the LOC125215097 gene encoding probable NAD(P)H dehydrogenase (quinone) FQR1-like 1, whose amino-acid sequence is MAVKVYIVYYSTYGHVERLAEEIKKGAESVEGVEAKLWQVEETLSSEILAKMGAPPKSDVPVITPDHLPEADGLIFGFPTRFGMMAAQFKAFFDATGGLWGTQALAGKPAGIFYSTGSQGSGQETTALTAITQLTHHGMIFVPIGYTFGAGMFEMGQVKGGSPYGAGTFAGDGSRQPSEIEKAQAFHQGKIVATVAKKLKQSA